The Candidatus Paceibacterota bacterium genome contains a region encoding:
- the pyrF gene encoding orotidine-5'-phosphate decarboxylase, whose amino-acid sequence MNIEPKDRIIFPLDVNDADEAIALVKKLNPYVGTFKIGLEFINSMLASVIASSEKEAAENLAKIRTLFRLLDGKIFWDGKFDDIPNTVAGASASVVKIGVKMFNVHASAGKESVKKAVQNKGSALVLGVTVLTSIDEKECESIFGDKPGSKVVIFARMLKEAGADGIICSPQELQYLAEHKEFDDLLKITPGVRPEWAASGDQKRVMTPYDAILFGATGLVIGRPIRQPPENVGDSVRAALKIQEEIRNAEQKINSMRKNVKRCRE is encoded by the coding sequence ATGAACATAGAACCGAAAGACAGAATAATATTTCCGCTTGACGTGAACGATGCGGATGAAGCGATAGCACTTGTGAAGAAATTGAATCCGTATGTCGGAACGTTCAAGATCGGATTGGAATTCATCAATTCGATGCTTGCGTCGGTCATTGCATCGTCCGAAAAGGAAGCAGCCGAAAATCTCGCGAAAATACGTACCTTGTTCCGTTTGCTGGACGGAAAGATCTTCTGGGACGGGAAGTTTGATGACATTCCGAATACGGTTGCAGGAGCATCGGCATCGGTCGTGAAGATCGGAGTCAAAATGTTCAATGTGCATGCATCGGCCGGGAAAGAATCGGTGAAGAAGGCGGTTCAGAACAAGGGGAGTGCATTGGTCCTCGGCGTGACTGTGCTGACATCGATCGACGAAAAAGAATGCGAATCGATATTCGGAGATAAGCCCGGATCGAAAGTCGTGATATTCGCCCGCATGCTGAAGGAGGCAGGCGCAGACGGCATCATATGCTCGCCTCAGGAACTGCAGTATCTTGCGGAGCACAAGGAATTCGATGATCTTCTGAAGATCACTCCCGGAGTGCGTCCCGAGTGGGCCGCCAGCGGAGACCAGAAGCGCGTTATGACGCCATACGATGCGATCCTGTTCGGCGCAACCGGGCTTGTCATCGGCCGTCCTATCCGACAGCCGCCCGAAAATGTCGGCGATTCAGTCCGGGCAGCCTTGAAAATACAAGAAGAGATCCGAAACGCGGAACAAAAAATAAACAGCATGAGAAAAAACGTTAAACGATGCAGAGAGTGA
- a CDS encoding carbonic anhydrase yields MNRIKERIKIRTKGESLKKPKIKKRKAQSHFSEVLVVTCGDYRVAAFIRKYLKRMYECWEMDILTTAGGSRVISFYDIKKTDELYERMETKEKALWIDFTTYLTHNARVCVLADHNACGMWPAFASEEEEDRAHIASLMSSREIILNKYPSLERVMLFYLIIHPLTHRPIKVKLIDEDGNIKTIIIKKVKKLSLNKPRTKQTKRKKKIDSGN; encoded by the coding sequence CTGAATCGAATCAAGGAGAGGATTAAAATTCGGACAAAAGGTGAAAGTTTAAAAAAACCAAAAATAAAGAAGAGGAAAGCGCAAAGTCATTTTTCCGAGGTTCTGGTTGTAACTTGCGGCGATTACAGAGTTGCGGCATTTATAAGGAAATACCTCAAAAGAATGTACGAGTGCTGGGAAATGGATATTTTGACAACAGCCGGAGGATCAAGGGTCATATCGTTTTACGATATAAAAAAAACAGATGAGCTATATGAGCGGATGGAGACCAAAGAGAAGGCTTTGTGGATCGACTTCACGACATATCTTACGCATAATGCGAGAGTATGCGTTCTTGCGGACCATAATGCCTGTGGTATGTGGCCGGCGTTCGCGAGCGAAGAAGAGGAAGATCGGGCACACATTGCCAGTCTTATGAGTTCAAGGGAAATAATTCTTAATAAATATCCGTCATTGGAAAGAGTTATGCTCTTTTATCTCATTATCCACCCATTGACCCATAGGCCCATCAAAGTGAAGCTGATTGATGAAGACGGAAACATCAAGACCATAATCATCAAAAAGGTCAAAAAGCTTTCCCTCAATAAGCCGCGCACAAAACAAACAAAAAGAAAGAAGAAAATTGACAGCGGGAATTAA
- a CDS encoding AtpZ/AtpI family protein produces MSKEKKENSFVSLVYPLSLVTQIGLVVSITVGALILGGKYLDDSLKTSPLFILLGGVLAFIISMYEVYLLVLPMVKKSEDSDKKEK; encoded by the coding sequence ATGTCCAAAGAAAAAAAAGAGAACAGTTTTGTGAGTCTGGTCTATCCGCTCAGCCTTGTAACGCAGATAGGTTTGGTTGTGTCTATCACCGTCGGAGCGCTGATCCTCGGAGGAAAGTATCTCGATGATTCGCTGAAAACATCGCCTTTGTTTATTTTGCTCGGAGGTGTTTTGGCTTTCATTATTTCCATGTATGAGGTTTACCTGCTGGTCCTCCCCATGGTAAAGAAAAGCGAAGATAGTGATAAAAAAGAGAAATAA
- the typA gene encoding translational GTPase TypA: MEIRNIAIIAHVDHGKTTLTDSIMRQTGMSKEGVTMDVNDLEKERGITIYSKNTSIFYKDTKINIVDTPGHADFGSEVERVLRSIDSVLLVVDAQEGPMPQTKFVLKKSLELGLKPIVVINKIDKPAARPEEVHEMIFELFMDLGANDEQLDFPVIYSISRDGIAKRKLEDDSKDLTPLLDMILEKVPVASMDKSQNAPLKMQVFNLGYDDFLGRLAICRIYQGMIKDGQSIFAKKISGETKRERITKLYTFHGIAKKEVKEAGAGDIVMIAGIPDVYIGETLCEKEDEIAMPAIKVDEPTISLEFFVNDSPFAGREGKFVTNRQLRERLEKELEINVGLKIDFSSTDHYKVYGRGELHISVLLENMRRAGYEVQVSQPQVIIKEENGKKLEPFEEVIINVPNESSGVVIEKMAKRRGLMTNMKQEGGHTVIIFEIPTRGLLGYRGEFVIDTCGEGIIYSRVTGFKECVGEIEKHSVGSMVSLETGKAIAFSLFNLQNRGELYVDANADVYEGMVIGNISKGTDMNVNPIKGKHLTNVRNSGSEEAIKLTPPLRMTIERGLEIMKEDEYLEVTPKTVRLRKQFRNMNERVKMKRSK, translated from the coding sequence ATGGAAATAAGAAATATTGCAATAATTGCACACGTTGATCACGGCAAGACAACTTTGACCGATTCTATAATGCGCCAGACAGGGATGTCAAAAGAAGGCGTTACGATGGACGTGAACGATCTGGAAAAGGAAAGAGGGATCACTATTTATTCGAAAAATACTTCGATCTTCTACAAGGATACGAAGATCAATATCGTTGACACTCCCGGGCATGCCGACTTTGGTTCTGAGGTTGAGCGAGTTTTGAGGTCGATCGATTCGGTTCTTTTGGTTGTGGATGCGCAGGAAGGTCCCATGCCGCAGACGAAATTCGTACTGAAAAAATCACTCGAGCTTGGATTGAAGCCCATTGTCGTGATAAACAAGATAGATAAGCCGGCTGCAAGACCGGAAGAGGTTCATGAGATGATCTTCGAATTATTCATGGATCTCGGTGCGAACGATGAACAACTTGATTTTCCGGTGATCTATTCCATTTCAAGAGACGGGATCGCAAAGAGGAAACTTGAAGATGATTCGAAAGATCTGACTCCGCTTCTGGATATGATCCTGGAGAAAGTTCCGGTCGCTTCAATGGATAAGTCGCAGAACGCGCCCCTGAAGATGCAGGTTTTCAATCTCGGATATGATGACTTTCTGGGACGTCTTGCCATATGCAGGATATATCAGGGCATGATCAAAGACGGACAAAGCATTTTTGCGAAAAAAATATCTGGCGAGACGAAAAGGGAGAGGATAACCAAGCTCTATACATTTCACGGGATCGCAAAAAAGGAAGTGAAGGAAGCAGGCGCCGGGGATATTGTCATGATCGCGGGGATTCCCGATGTGTATATCGGCGAAACTCTTTGCGAGAAAGAGGATGAGATCGCAATGCCTGCCATAAAAGTTGACGAACCGACCATATCTCTGGAATTTTTCGTGAACGATTCGCCATTTGCGGGAAGGGAAGGGAAGTTTGTAACAAACAGGCAGCTTCGCGAAAGATTGGAAAAAGAACTTGAAATAAATGTAGGCCTTAAGATAGATTTTTCTTCTACGGATCATTATAAGGTCTATGGGAGAGGCGAGCTGCACATTTCGGTGCTTCTTGAGAACATGAGGCGTGCAGGATATGAAGTTCAGGTTTCGCAGCCTCAGGTCATCATCAAGGAAGAGAACGGCAAGAAACTGGAGCCGTTCGAAGAAGTGATAATAAATGTTCCGAATGAATCTTCCGGAGTTGTAATTGAGAAAATGGCGAAGAGGCGCGGGCTTATGACGAACATGAAACAGGAGGGCGGACACACGGTCATAATCTTTGAGATACCGACGAGAGGGCTTTTGGGATATCGTGGGGAATTCGTGATCGACACGTGCGGAGAAGGGATCATATACAGCAGAGTGACAGGATTCAAGGAGTGCGTCGGAGAGATCGAAAAGCATTCCGTCGGGTCCATGGTTTCGCTTGAGACAGGAAAAGCGATCGCATTCTCACTTTTCAATCTTCAGAACAGGGGAGAGCTTTATGTTGACGCAAATGCCGATGTTTACGAAGGAATGGTGATCGGAAATATCTCGAAAGGAACCGATATGAACGTGAATCCGATCAAGGGAAAACATCTTACGAATGTCAGAAATTCCGGGTCGGAAGAAGCGATCAAGCTTACTCCTCCGCTTCGGATGACCATTGAGCGAGGACTCGAGATCATGAAAGAGGATGAATATCTCGAGGTGACTCCGAAGACTGTCAGGCTCAGGAAGCAGTTTCGAAACATGAATGAAAGAGTCAAGATGAAAAGAAGCAAGTGA